One genomic region from Streptomyces sp. NBC_01431 encodes:
- a CDS encoding 5-dehydro-4-deoxyglucarate dehydratase: MTSAPLAARLTQVRGPLFFPVTAYGPDGSLELDALRAHVRNGIEAGAAAVFACCGTGEFHALTPQEFRACVAAAVEESAGRVPVVAGAGYGTALAVQYARLAEEAGADGLLAMPPYLVAADQAGLLDHYTELAAATRLDVIVYQRDNAILTPETAVALARVDGIIGFKDGHGDLDLMQRIVSAVRSAGLSPLYFNGLPTAELTGLAYRGIGITLYSSAVFCFAPDIALAFHRALDSGDDETANRLLDGFFVPLVELRNQGRGYAVSLVKAGVRLAGLEVGEVRPPLSEPDAGHVKQLAALIERGRALLGPHEPAVGA, translated from the coding sequence GTGACCTCAGCCCCGCTCGCCGCCCGTCTCACCCAGGTCCGCGGACCGCTGTTCTTCCCGGTGACCGCGTACGGGCCGGACGGCTCCCTCGAACTCGACGCCTTGCGCGCGCACGTGAGGAACGGGATCGAGGCCGGTGCGGCCGCCGTGTTCGCGTGTTGCGGCACGGGGGAGTTCCACGCGCTGACCCCGCAGGAGTTCCGTGCCTGCGTCGCCGCGGCGGTCGAGGAGAGTGCGGGGCGCGTCCCGGTGGTCGCCGGCGCCGGATACGGCACCGCGCTCGCCGTCCAGTACGCCCGGCTCGCCGAGGAGGCCGGTGCCGACGGGCTGCTCGCGATGCCGCCCTACCTCGTCGCCGCCGACCAGGCGGGCCTGCTCGACCACTACACCGAACTGGCCGCGGCGACCCGGCTCGACGTCATCGTCTACCAGCGCGACAACGCGATCCTCACCCCCGAGACCGCGGTGGCGCTCGCCCGCGTCGATGGCATCATCGGCTTCAAGGACGGCCACGGCGACCTGGACCTGATGCAGCGCATCGTCAGCGCCGTACGCTCGGCGGGGCTCAGCCCGCTGTACTTCAACGGACTGCCCACCGCTGAACTCACCGGCCTCGCCTACCGCGGCATCGGCATCACCCTCTACTCCTCGGCCGTGTTCTGCTTCGCTCCCGACATCGCGCTGGCCTTCCACCGCGCCCTCGACTCCGGCGACGACGAGACGGCCAACCGCCTCCTCGACGGGTTCTTCGTGCCGCTCGTGGAACTGCGCAACCAAGGGCGCGGATACGCCGTTTCGCTGGTCAAGGCAGGCGTGCGGCTCGCTGGTCTGGAGGTCGGCGAGGTCCGGCCGCCGCTGAGCGAGCCCGACGCCGGACACGTCAAGCAGCTGGCCGCGCTGATCGAACGGGGGCGGGCACTGCTCGGCCCGCACGAGCCGGCGGTGGGCGCGTGA
- a CDS encoding IclR family transcriptional regulator produces MSAADSGGAQVKSAVRTVELLEYFAGRPGMHSLAAVQEAVGYPKSSLYMLLRTLVELGWVETDATGTRYGIGVRALLVGTSYIDGDEVVAAARPTLDRLSDDTTETIHLARLDGTNVVYLATRQSQHYLRPFTRVGRRLPAHSTSLGKALLATHSDEQVRKLLPETLQQLTEHTITDREKLIEELHLIREQGYAVDREENTLGLRCFGVAIPYRTPARDAISCSVPVARLTPAHEQTVKDALFDARDRLTLATRRL; encoded by the coding sequence ATGTCGGCTGCCGATTCAGGTGGAGCACAGGTCAAGTCCGCGGTGCGGACCGTCGAGTTGCTCGAGTATTTCGCAGGACGCCCCGGAATGCACTCCCTCGCCGCGGTCCAGGAGGCGGTGGGCTACCCGAAGTCCAGTCTCTACATGCTCCTTCGCACCCTGGTCGAGCTCGGCTGGGTGGAGACCGACGCGACGGGCACCCGGTACGGAATCGGTGTCCGGGCCCTGTTGGTGGGCACTTCCTACATCGACGGAGACGAGGTGGTGGCGGCGGCCCGCCCCACCCTGGACCGCCTCTCGGACGACACCACCGAGACCATCCACCTCGCCCGGCTCGACGGCACCAACGTGGTCTACCTCGCCACCCGCCAGTCCCAGCACTATCTGCGCCCCTTCACCCGGGTCGGCCGCCGCCTGCCGGCCCACTCGACCTCGCTCGGCAAGGCGCTGCTCGCCACCCACAGCGACGAGCAGGTGCGCAAGCTGCTCCCGGAGACCCTCCAGCAGCTCACCGAGCACACCATCACGGACCGCGAGAAGCTCATCGAGGAGTTGCACCTCATCCGCGAGCAGGGTTACGCCGTGGACCGCGAGGAGAACACGCTCGGCCTGCGCTGCTTCGGCGTCGCGATCCCGTACCGCACCCCGGCCCGCGACGCGATCAGCTGCTCGGTCCCGGTGGCCCGGCTGACCCCGGCCCACGAACAGACGGTGAAGGACGCCCTGTTCGACGCCCGGGACCGTCTGACGCTGGCGACGCGCCGCCTCTGA
- a CDS encoding DNA-processing protein DprA, translated as MRTVAITGTRETGHRDLDDYTSLFTAYLQPFADSHFYIGGAKGIDSLSLIWLAGNTGAHITVVVPGTVDHQPAEARQAIARMRNRITDIVELGAGELHTPAFHARNRWMVDRSSMTIGFPNATEPGSGTWQTLNYTAQQGKPRLIVPV; from the coding sequence ATGCGAACGGTGGCGATTACCGGCACGCGCGAAACCGGGCACCGCGACCTGGACGACTACACCAGCCTCTTCACGGCGTACCTCCAGCCGTTCGCCGACTCTCACTTCTATATCGGCGGCGCCAAGGGCATCGACAGCCTGAGCTTGATCTGGCTCGCCGGGAACACCGGCGCGCACATCACCGTCGTCGTACCCGGCACCGTCGACCACCAGCCCGCCGAGGCGCGTCAGGCCATCGCCCGTATGAGGAACCGCATCACGGACATCGTCGAGCTCGGCGCCGGCGAACTCCACACCCCCGCATTCCACGCCCGGAACCGGTGGATGGTCGACCGCAGCAGCATGACCATCGGCTTCCCGAACGCCACCGAGCCAGGGAGCGGCACCTGGCAGACCCTCAACTACACGGCCCAGCAGGGGAAACCGCGCCTGATCGTCCCCGTGTAG
- a CDS encoding HAD family acid phosphatase, with translation MRTLTKTAATAAALAVTGVAFYGVGAATADNATPKSDREIPNITKVEDKINAYYGGTADAAGNYQASPTSNYAKQVAEIEGRAKRQIKHAAEHPGRDGRKPAIVLDVDDTTLLTYDYEKKNGFAYNAAAFNAYVQSAQSIAVFGMPDLVNYAAKNGVTVFFLTGRDATQRDASAANLTKAGYNVPVDAAHFFLKDKVNPPAYLSCGKPTWTCSTVDYKAGTRKHIESLGYDIVANLGDQYTDLSGGYADKTYKIPNPMYFLP, from the coding sequence ATGCGCACTCTTACCAAAACCGCAGCCACCGCCGCTGCGCTCGCCGTCACCGGTGTCGCCTTCTACGGAGTCGGCGCGGCCACCGCCGACAACGCGACGCCGAAGTCGGACCGGGAGATCCCCAACATCACCAAGGTCGAAGACAAGATCAACGCGTACTACGGCGGTACGGCGGATGCCGCCGGGAACTACCAGGCCTCGCCCACCAGCAACTACGCCAAGCAGGTCGCCGAGATAGAAGGGCGCGCCAAGCGGCAGATCAAGCACGCCGCCGAGCACCCGGGGCGGGACGGACGCAAGCCCGCCATCGTGCTCGATGTCGACGACACCACGCTGCTGACGTACGACTACGAGAAGAAGAACGGCTTCGCCTACAACGCGGCCGCCTTCAACGCCTATGTGCAGAGCGCGCAGTCGATCGCCGTGTTCGGCATGCCGGACCTCGTCAACTACGCTGCCAAGAACGGTGTCACGGTCTTCTTCCTCACCGGCCGCGACGCCACCCAGCGGGACGCCAGCGCCGCCAACCTCACCAAGGCCGGCTACAACGTGCCGGTCGACGCGGCGCACTTCTTCCTCAAGGACAAGGTCAACCCGCCGGCGTACCTGAGCTGCGGGAAGCCCACCTGGACCTGTTCGACGGTCGACTACAAGGCGGGCACCCGCAAGCACATCGAGTCGCTCGGCTACGACATCGTCGCCAACCTCGGCGACCAGTACACCGATCTCTCGGGCGGCTACGCCGACAAGACGTACAAGATCCCGAATCCGATGTACTTCCTGCCCTGA
- a CDS encoding TerD family protein, with protein sequence MTEMTPGSNLPLPTGRVTVDVAAPVRLDVSGLLLTADGKVRSDDDFIFYNQPQGPGVTHRSGGGTAPDAIVVDTSAVPPGIEKIVVTASPDAAGQTFQGIEPTATLRNADDGSAIASFTPPRLGAETALVVMEIYLRGGAWKARAVGQGYANGLAGIATDFGVSVEEPAAPSAAPAMPSAAPAMPSAPPADPRVAAPAPAAPAAPPAPVGSGKVNLDKGRVSLQKNQTVSLVKAGRPLLSQVKMGLGWEPAYGGKDIDLDASVIAYGPERNHLDSCYFGKLSILDGAIKHSGDNLTGEGAGDDEVIVVDLGRIPAEATGLVFTVNSFTGQKFTEVAKAYCRLVDAATGEELVRFDLTGAEPQTGVMMAKLVRQFSGEWDMTALGTFAKSRTVRGMVKPGAEAL encoded by the coding sequence ATGACCGAAATGACCCCAGGCTCGAATCTTCCGCTCCCGACCGGCCGCGTGACGGTGGATGTCGCCGCTCCCGTACGGCTCGACGTCTCGGGCCTGCTGCTCACCGCCGACGGCAAGGTCCGCTCGGACGACGACTTCATCTTCTACAACCAGCCGCAGGGCCCCGGTGTCACCCACCGCTCCGGCGGCGGCACCGCGCCCGACGCGATCGTCGTGGACACCTCTGCCGTCCCGCCGGGGATCGAGAAGATCGTGGTCACCGCGAGCCCGGACGCGGCGGGCCAGACCTTCCAGGGCATCGAGCCCACGGCCACCCTGCGAAACGCAGACGACGGCAGCGCGATCGCCTCCTTCACCCCGCCCAGGCTGGGCGCCGAGACGGCCCTGGTGGTCATGGAGATCTATCTGCGCGGCGGCGCGTGGAAGGCCCGCGCGGTGGGCCAGGGGTACGCCAACGGACTGGCCGGGATCGCCACGGACTTCGGCGTCTCGGTCGAGGAGCCCGCGGCGCCGTCCGCCGCCCCCGCGATGCCGTCCGCCGCGCCCGCGATGCCGTCCGCTCCCCCGGCCGATCCGCGCGTGGCCGCGCCCGCCCCGGCGGCACCCGCCGCACCGCCCGCCCCCGTGGGCAGTGGAAAGGTCAACCTGGACAAGGGCCGGGTCAGTCTCCAGAAGAACCAGACGGTGTCGCTGGTCAAGGCCGGCCGCCCGCTGCTCTCCCAGGTCAAGATGGGCCTGGGCTGGGAGCCCGCGTACGGCGGCAAGGACATCGACCTGGACGCGTCGGTGATCGCCTACGGCCCGGAGCGCAACCACCTGGACAGCTGCTATTTCGGCAAGCTCTCCATCCTGGACGGCGCCATCAAGCACTCCGGCGACAACCTGACGGGCGAGGGCGCGGGCGACGACGAGGTGATCGTGGTCGACCTCGGCCGCATCCCCGCCGAGGCCACCGGCCTGGTCTTCACGGTGAACTCCTTCACCGGCCAGAAGTTCACCGAGGTCGCCAAGGCGTACTGCCGCCTGGTCGACGCGGCCACCGGCGAGGAACTGGTGCGCTTCGACCTGACGGGCGCGGAGCCACAGACGGGCGTCATGATGGCGAAACTCGTCAGGCAGTTCTCGGGAGAGTGGGACATGACCGCCCTCGGCACCTTCGCCAAGTCCCGCACGGTCCGCGGCATGGTCAAGCCGGGGGCGGAGGCGCTGTAG
- a CDS encoding sensor histidine kinase: MRALFGIRARHRWVHLVLGGALLMPYFLVGSIIVGAYTHGPGILTSLPLSLLSFAVALPFAAVSALVPIARPLLVFGVRALCGSDPAALADGPARSRDARLRASAWYTLHLAAGGILSGMSLALPPFSVFLIVLPVFPGLRGTPYDAGGPLSTDWGVALAPLAGIAMLLGLAACSAAAGALLARLAPVLLGPTPADRLAVAEQRAAELAVRNRLARELHDSVGHALSAVTLQAGAARRVLDVDREFVRQALTAIEETTRRTVDELDAVLGLLRQDDESATGAAGLGGDFTAPDLTALEGLLSRTGLKVAYSLDGDPAAVPELVSREAFRIVQEGLSNALRHGGSPTATLQVAIAGGELEMVMENPLSGAVPVVRPGGGRGLHGIAERARLLGGCAASGPHDGVWRLSVRFPLGGGR; the protein is encoded by the coding sequence ATGCGCGCGCTGTTCGGGATACGGGCCCGGCACCGCTGGGTCCATCTGGTCCTCGGCGGAGCCTTGTTGATGCCGTACTTCCTGGTGGGTTCCATCATCGTCGGCGCTTATACGCACGGGCCCGGCATCCTGACCTCGCTGCCGCTCTCACTCCTCTCGTTCGCCGTCGCGCTGCCGTTCGCCGCCGTCTCCGCACTGGTGCCGATCGCCCGGCCGCTCCTGGTGTTCGGCGTGCGGGCGCTGTGCGGGAGCGACCCCGCGGCGCTCGCCGACGGCCCCGCGCGCTCCCGGGACGCCCGCCTTCGCGCCTCCGCCTGGTACACGCTGCACCTCGCGGCCGGCGGGATCCTGAGCGGGATGAGCCTGGCCCTGCCGCCGTTCTCGGTGTTCCTCATCGTGCTCCCGGTCTTCCCCGGCCTGCGCGGCACTCCGTACGACGCGGGCGGCCCGCTCTCCACCGACTGGGGCGTCGCGCTCGCCCCGCTCGCCGGGATCGCGATGCTGCTCGGCCTGGCGGCGTGTTCGGCGGCGGCCGGCGCCCTGCTCGCTCGGCTCGCTCCGGTCCTGCTGGGCCCGACCCCCGCCGACCGGCTGGCCGTCGCCGAGCAGCGCGCGGCCGAGCTCGCGGTGCGCAACCGGCTCGCCCGCGAACTGCACGACTCGGTGGGGCACGCACTCAGCGCGGTCACCCTCCAGGCGGGTGCCGCGCGCCGTGTCCTGGACGTGGACCGGGAGTTCGTGCGCCAGGCGCTGACCGCGATCGAGGAGACCACCCGCCGCACCGTCGACGAACTCGACGCCGTACTGGGCCTGTTGCGGCAGGACGACGAGAGTGCCACGGGGGCCGCCGGCCTGGGCGGCGACTTCACGGCACCGGACCTGACGGCGCTTGAGGGCCTGCTGTCCCGCACCGGTCTGAAGGTGGCGTACTCCCTGGACGGCGACCCGGCCGCCGTGCCCGAACTGGTCTCGCGCGAGGCGTTCCGGATCGTCCAGGAGGGCCTGAGCAATGCCCTGAGGCACGGCGGGAGTCCGACCGCGACCCTTCAAGTCGCCATCGCTGGCGGAGAGTTGGAGATGGTGATGGAGAACCCCCTGTCCGGGGCCGTGCCGGTGGTGCGGCCGGGCGGCGGCCGCGGGCTGCACGGCATCGCGGAGCGGGCCCGGCTGCTCGGCGGATGCGCGGCGTCGGGCCCGCACGACGGGGTCTGGCGGCTGAGCGTGCGCTTCCCGCTGGGCGGTGGCCGATGA
- a CDS encoding NAD-dependent epimerase/dehydratase family protein produces the protein MPAARTVLLTGAAGGLGTLMRGLLPAYGYELRLLDMLPVPGEPDAITADLADKAALREAVRGVDAVLHLAGISLEASFDKIVRANIEGTYNLYEAAREEGVRRIVFASSNHAVGFTPRPQGTDPLIPVATAHRPDTFYGLSKAFGEDLAQLYWDKHGLETVSVRIGSCFAEPTSVRMLSIWLSPGDGARLFHAALTAEHVGHTVVYGSSANSRLWWDLSSARALGYEPRDDSEPYAAKLLAEQGELDPEIPDQTLLGGHFATDPPRWPH, from the coding sequence GTGCCCGCTGCCCGCACCGTCCTGCTGACCGGCGCCGCCGGCGGCCTCGGCACCCTGATGCGCGGGCTGCTCCCGGCGTACGGATACGAACTGCGGCTCCTGGACATGCTGCCCGTGCCCGGCGAGCCGGACGCGATCACCGCCGATTTGGCCGACAAGGCGGCGCTGCGCGAGGCGGTCCGCGGCGTCGACGCAGTGCTGCACCTCGCGGGCATCTCCCTCGAAGCCTCCTTCGACAAGATCGTCCGGGCCAACATAGAGGGCACGTACAACCTCTACGAGGCCGCGCGCGAGGAGGGCGTACGGCGGATCGTCTTCGCCTCCTCCAACCACGCCGTCGGCTTCACGCCGCGCCCCCAGGGCACGGACCCGCTGATCCCGGTGGCCACCGCGCACCGCCCCGACACCTTCTACGGCCTGTCCAAGGCCTTCGGCGAGGACCTCGCGCAGCTCTACTGGGACAAGCACGGCCTGGAAACCGTGTCCGTGCGCATCGGCTCCTGCTTCGCGGAGCCCACGTCCGTACGGATGCTGTCGATCTGGCTGAGCCCCGGCGACGGAGCCCGCCTCTTCCACGCCGCGCTCACGGCCGAGCACGTCGGGCACACCGTGGTGTACGGCTCCTCCGCCAACTCCCGCCTGTGGTGGGACCTTTCATCGGCGCGGGCGCTCGGCTACGAGCCGCGCGACGACTCCGAGCCGTACGCCGCGAAGCTCCTGGCGGAACAGGGCGAGCTCGACCCGGAAATCCCCGACCAGACGCTGCTCGGCGGCCACTTCGCGACGGACCCGCCGAGGTGGCCGCACTGA
- a CDS encoding response regulator transcription factor: MSAAVRVVIADDEHMVRTALRVILDAEPDMEVVGEATTGAQAVSVVRDRLPDVVLMDVRMPEIDGIRATEQILATLASPPRIVVVTTFENDSYVYDALRAGAAGFLLKRAAAEELIQAVRLVARSDSLLFPAQVRDLAARHAPARAAAPAWTARLTEREAEVLRLMTTGLTNAEIAARMGVGPATVKTHVASVLAKTGTRDRTQAVIAAYESGFVRPR, encoded by the coding sequence ATGAGCGCCGCGGTCCGCGTGGTGATTGCCGACGACGAGCACATGGTGCGCACCGCGCTGCGGGTGATCCTCGACGCCGAGCCCGACATGGAGGTGGTCGGCGAGGCCACCACGGGTGCCCAGGCCGTCTCCGTCGTCCGCGACAGACTGCCCGACGTGGTTTTGATGGACGTCCGGATGCCGGAGATCGACGGCATCCGCGCCACCGAGCAGATCCTGGCCACGCTGGCGTCACCGCCGAGGATCGTGGTCGTGACGACCTTCGAGAACGACAGCTACGTGTACGACGCGCTGCGCGCGGGCGCCGCCGGGTTCCTGCTCAAGCGGGCCGCGGCCGAGGAGCTGATCCAGGCGGTCCGCCTGGTCGCCCGCAGCGACTCGCTCCTCTTCCCCGCGCAGGTCCGCGACCTCGCCGCCCGGCACGCCCCCGCCCGCGCCGCCGCCCCGGCCTGGACCGCGCGCCTCACCGAGCGGGAGGCGGAGGTGCTGCGGCTGATGACGACGGGCCTCACCAACGCGGAGATCGCGGCCCGCATGGGCGTCGGCCCGGCCACGGTGAAGACCCATGTCGCCTCCGTCCTGGCCAAGACGGGCACCCGCGACCGCACCCAGGCGGTGATCGCGGCGTACGAGTCGGGCTTCGTACGGCCGCGGTGA
- a CDS encoding peptidoglycan D,D-transpeptidase FtsI family protein has protein sequence MNKTIRRASVFCLLMVLALLGRATYVQFYKGQALADDKLNRRNTIAEYSQPLGDIIVAGSPVTGSERKNSGDLAYRRTYKDGPMYAPVTGFASQVYGSTQLEGIYSKVLDGSDPRMQNPFDALMRRRAAGGDVLTTIDPAVQKAGYTALGSKEGAAVAMDPKTGRILGMVSTPSFDPSKIAGSSSADGDAWKQLSEDKSQPMLNRALRQPLAPGSTFKLVVASAALENGLYSSIDQQTASPNPYRMPGTTTDLRNESASAPCENASIRTALEYSCNNVFGKMAVDLGQDKVRAMAEKFGFNDTELDVPVRAWPSVYPKNMNQSSTALSGIGQFDVTATPLQMAMVSAAIANDGVLSSPHMVSKVTDSTGTTLQSYPDSDGKRILSSKTAQQMYSAMVSVVTDGTASNAKTPGLEVGAKTGTAQHGVDNSKTPYAWFTSFAKDPKTGKEVAVAVVIQDSDAERSEVSGNGLAGPVAQAMMKAALASQ, from the coding sequence ATGAACAAGACAATCAGGCGCGCCTCGGTCTTCTGTCTGCTGATGGTGCTCGCCCTCCTCGGACGAGCCACCTATGTGCAGTTCTACAAAGGCCAGGCCCTCGCGGACGACAAGCTGAACCGGCGGAACACCATCGCGGAGTACTCGCAGCCGCTCGGGGACATCATCGTGGCCGGCTCGCCGGTCACCGGCTCGGAGAGGAAGAACAGCGGCGATCTCGCGTATCGGCGCACCTACAAGGACGGACCGATGTACGCGCCGGTCACCGGCTTCGCCTCACAGGTGTACGGCTCGACCCAGCTGGAGGGGATCTACTCCAAGGTCCTGGACGGCAGCGATCCGCGCATGCAGAACCCGTTCGACGCGCTGATGCGTCGGCGGGCGGCCGGCGGCGACGTCCTGACCACGATCGACCCGGCGGTGCAGAAGGCCGGGTACACCGCGCTCGGCAGCAAGGAGGGCGCGGCCGTCGCGATGGACCCGAAGACCGGCCGCATCCTCGGCATGGTCTCCACCCCGTCGTTCGACCCGTCGAAGATCGCGGGTTCCTCGTCGGCGGACGGCGACGCGTGGAAGCAGCTGTCCGAGGACAAGAGCCAGCCGATGCTCAACCGGGCGCTGCGCCAGCCGCTGGCGCCGGGGTCCACCTTCAAGCTGGTGGTGGCGTCGGCGGCGCTGGAGAACGGCCTCTACTCCTCGATCGACCAGCAGACCGCGAGCCCCAACCCGTACCGGATGCCGGGTACGACGACCGATCTGCGCAACGAGTCGGCGTCCGCGCCCTGTGAGAACGCCTCGATCCGCACCGCGCTCGAATACTCGTGCAACAACGTCTTCGGCAAGATGGCCGTCGACCTGGGTCAGGACAAGGTGCGGGCGATGGCCGAGAAGTTCGGGTTCAACGACACCGAGCTGGACGTTCCCGTACGGGCGTGGCCGAGTGTCTACCCGAAGAACATGAACCAGTCGTCCACGGCCCTGTCGGGCATCGGCCAGTTCGACGTGACCGCGACGCCGCTCCAGATGGCCATGGTGTCGGCCGCCATCGCCAACGACGGCGTACTGTCGTCGCCCCACATGGTCTCGAAGGTCACCGACTCCACCGGCACCACGCTCCAGTCGTACCCGGATTCCGACGGCAAGAGGATTCTGTCCTCGAAGACGGCGCAGCAGATGTACAGCGCGATGGTCTCGGTGGTCACCGACGGCACCGCGTCCAACGCGAAGACGCCCGGCCTGGAGGTCGGTGCCAAGACCGGTACGGCGCAGCACGGCGTGGACAACTCCAAGACGCCTTACGCCTGGTTCACCTCGTTCGCCAAGGACCCGAAGACGGGCAAGGAGGTCGCGGTGGCCGTGGTCATCCAGGACTCCGACGCCGAGCGCTCCGAGGTCAGCGGCAACGGCCTGGCGGGCCCGGTCGCCCAGGCGATGATGAAGGCCGCGCTCGCCTCGCAGTGA